From one Rhizobium rosettiformans genomic stretch:
- a CDS encoding GlsB/YeaQ/YmgE family stress response membrane protein, whose product MAGFEVGIIATIFFGGLAGWLAGKLMDMRFGVFMNIVIGIVGAAIAAAIFRRLGIFVEGDWLGYLITSFVGASILLFVARLVRR is encoded by the coding sequence ATGGCTGGTTTCGAAGTCGGCATCATCGCGACGATATTTTTCGGCGGTCTCGCAGGCTGGCTTGCCGGCAAGCTCATGGATATGCGCTTCGGCGTCTTCATGAACATCGTGATCGGCATCGTCGGTGCCGCGATCGCAGCTGCCATATTCCGCCGCCTTGGCATTTTTGTCGAAGGTGACTGGCTGGGCTATCTGATCACCAGCTTTGTCGGCGCAAGCATCCTCCTTTTCGTCGCCCGGCTCGTCCGGCGATAA
- the lpdA gene encoding dihydrolipoyl dehydrogenase yields MSNAYDVIIIGSGPGGYVTAIRAAQLGLKTAIVEREHLGGICLNWGCIPTKALLRSAEILDHANHAKSYGLTLNGTMTADVKDVVARSRGVSARLNGGVAFLMKKNKIDVIWGEAKLTKPGEVVVGKMTKPVVEPQNPVPKGVKGEGTYTAKHIIVATGARPRALPGIEPDGKLIWTYFEAMKPDFMPKSLVVMGSGAIGIEFASFYRSMGVDVTVVELMANIMPVEDVEISTFARKQLEKRGLTIITEAKVSKVEKGANSITAHVETKDGKIQTITADRLISAVGVQGNIENLGLETLGVKTDRGCIVIDGYGKTNVPGLYAIGDVAGPPMLAHKAEHEGVICIEKIAGLPNVHPMDKAKIPGCTYCNPQVASVGLTEAKAKEQGRDIRVGRYSFAANGKAIALGEDQGMIKTIFDKKTGELIGAHMVGAEVTELIQGFVVAMNLETTEEELMHTIFPHPTLSEMMKESVLDAYGRVLNA; encoded by the coding sequence ATGTCGAATGCTTACGACGTCATTATCATCGGCTCCGGCCCCGGCGGTTATGTCACCGCCATCCGTGCCGCCCAGCTCGGCCTGAAAACCGCGATCGTCGAGCGCGAACATCTGGGTGGCATCTGCCTGAACTGGGGTTGTATCCCCACCAAGGCGCTGCTCCGCTCAGCCGAAATCCTCGACCACGCCAATCACGCCAAGTCTTATGGTCTGACGCTCAACGGCACGATGACCGCCGACGTCAAGGACGTGGTCGCCCGGTCGCGCGGCGTTTCGGCCCGTCTGAACGGCGGCGTTGCCTTCCTGATGAAGAAGAACAAGATCGACGTGATCTGGGGTGAAGCCAAGCTGACGAAGCCAGGCGAAGTCGTCGTCGGCAAGATGACCAAGCCCGTCGTCGAGCCGCAGAACCCGGTTCCGAAGGGTGTCAAGGGCGAGGGCACCTACACCGCCAAGCACATCATCGTTGCGACCGGCGCGCGTCCGCGTGCGCTGCCCGGCATCGAGCCGGATGGCAAGCTGATCTGGACCTATTTCGAGGCGATGAAGCCGGACTTCATGCCGAAGTCTCTCGTCGTCATGGGCTCGGGCGCGATCGGGATCGAATTCGCCTCCTTCTACCGCTCCATGGGCGTCGACGTTACCGTTGTCGAGCTGATGGCCAACATCATGCCGGTCGAAGACGTCGAAATCTCCACATTCGCCCGCAAGCAGCTGGAAAAGCGCGGACTGACGATCATCACCGAAGCCAAGGTTTCCAAGGTCGAAAAGGGTGCAAACTCGATCACCGCCCATGTCGAGACCAAGGACGGCAAGATCCAGACGATCACCGCTGACCGCCTGATCTCCGCCGTCGGCGTCCAGGGCAACATCGAGAACCTCGGCCTCGAAACGCTCGGCGTGAAGACCGATCGCGGCTGCATCGTCATCGACGGCTATGGCAAGACCAATGTGCCGGGCCTTTACGCGATCGGCGACGTCGCCGGCCCGCCGATGCTCGCCCACAAGGCCGAGCATGAAGGTGTCATCTGCATCGAGAAGATCGCTGGTCTGCCGAACGTTCATCCGATGGACAAGGCCAAGATCCCGGGCTGCACCTATTGCAACCCGCAGGTCGCCTCGGTCGGTCTGACGGAAGCCAAGGCGAAAGAACAGGGCCGCGACATCCGCGTCGGCCGCTATTCCTTCGCCGCCAATGGCAAGGCGATCGCGCTTGGCGAAGACCAGGGCATGATCAAGACGATCTTCGACAAGAAGACCGGCGAACTCATCGGCGCCCATATGGTCGGTGCGGAAGTAACCGAACTCATCCAGGGCTTCGTTGTCGCGATGAACCTCGAGACGACGGAAGAGGAGCTGATGCATACGATCTTCCCGCACCCGACGCTCTCCGAAATGATGAAGGAAAGCGTCCTCGACGCCTATGGTCGCGTCCTCAACGCCTAA
- a CDS encoding pyruvate dehydrogenase complex E1 component subunit beta yields MPIEILMPALSPTMEEGTLSKWIKQEGDTVKSGDVIAEIETDKATMEVEAVDEGVLGKLLIAAGTENVKVNTPIAVLLQDGESADAMPASKSDADTPAAEAGDAGGKARAAADEPASSADNKVPAAPKVEVASDPDVPAGTEMVTMTVREALREAMAEEMRANPDVFIMGEEVAEYQGAYKITQGLLQEFGAKRVVDTPITEHGFAGLGVGAAMAGLKPIVEFMTFNFAMQAIDHIINSAAKTLYMSGGQMGAPIVFRGPNGAAARVGAQHSQDYAAWYSQIPGLKVVMPYTAADAKGLLKAAIRDPNPVIFLENEILYGHSFEVPKMDDFVLPIGKARIHKTGKDATIVSFGIGMTYSVKAVEELAKEGIDVELIDLRTIRPMDLPTVIESVKKTGRLVTVEEGYPQSSVGTEIATRVMQQAFDYLDAPILTIAGKDVPMPYAANLEKLALPSVAEVVQAVKTVCYK; encoded by the coding sequence ATGCCGATCGAAATTTTGATGCCCGCCCTTTCTCCGACAATGGAAGAAGGCACGCTTTCCAAGTGGATCAAGCAGGAAGGCGACACCGTAAAGTCTGGCGACGTGATCGCCGAGATCGAGACCGACAAGGCGACCATGGAAGTGGAAGCCGTCGATGAAGGCGTGCTCGGAAAGCTGCTGATTGCGGCCGGTACCGAGAACGTCAAGGTCAACACGCCGATCGCCGTTCTGCTTCAGGATGGTGAAAGTGCAGATGCGATGCCCGCGTCCAAGTCAGATGCCGACACGCCGGCTGCCGAAGCCGGTGACGCTGGCGGCAAGGCTCGCGCCGCTGCAGATGAGCCTGCATCCTCCGCAGACAACAAGGTTCCGGCCGCTCCAAAGGTCGAAGTGGCCTCCGATCCGGACGTTCCGGCCGGGACCGAAATGGTGACGATGACGGTGCGTGAAGCGCTGCGCGAAGCCATGGCCGAGGAAATGCGCGCCAACCCGGATGTCTTCATCATGGGTGAGGAAGTCGCCGAATATCAGGGCGCCTACAAGATCACGCAGGGGCTTCTGCAGGAATTCGGCGCCAAGCGCGTTGTCGACACCCCGATCACTGAGCATGGCTTTGCCGGCCTCGGCGTCGGTGCGGCAATGGCCGGCCTGAAGCCGATCGTCGAGTTCATGACCTTCAACTTCGCCATGCAGGCGATCGACCATATCATCAACTCGGCTGCCAAGACGCTCTACATGTCCGGTGGCCAGATGGGCGCGCCGATCGTCTTCCGTGGCCCGAACGGTGCAGCGGCTCGCGTCGGCGCCCAGCACAGCCAGGACTATGCAGCCTGGTACAGCCAGATCCCGGGCCTCAAGGTCGTCATGCCCTACACGGCAGCCGACGCCAAGGGTCTGCTGAAGGCAGCCATCCGCGATCCGAACCCGGTCATCTTCCTGGAAAACGAAATCCTCTACGGTCACTCCTTCGAAGTGCCGAAGATGGATGACTTCGTCCTGCCGATCGGCAAGGCACGCATTCACAAGACCGGCAAGGACGCGACCATCGTCTCCTTCGGCATCGGTATGACCTACTCGGTCAAGGCCGTCGAGGAACTGGCGAAGGAAGGCATCGACGTCGAGCTGATCGACCTCAGAACCATCCGTCCGATGGATCTGCCGACCGTCATCGAATCCGTCAAGAAGACCGGCCGCCTGGTGACCGTCGAGGAAGGCTATCCGCAGTCCTCCGTCGGCACCGAAATTGCGACCCGCGTCATGCAGCAGGCCTTCGACTATCTCGATGCGCCGATCCTGACGATCGCCGGCAAGGATGTGCCGATGCCTTATGCGGCCAACCTTGAAAAGCTGGCGCTGCCGAGCGTTGCCGAAGTCGTTCAGGCGGTCAAAACCGTCTGCTACAAGTAA
- a CDS encoding YdcH family protein gives MSNTPHELAVEFPEHVALMRHLKETDGHFARLFEAYHEVNRAIHRAETDIEPADDFHIVEMRKKRMQLKDEIYGMLVRHEPEAETPAA, from the coding sequence ATGTCGAACACACCGCACGAACTGGCAGTGGAATTCCCGGAACACGTTGCGCTGATGCGTCATCTGAAAGAAACGGATGGCCATTTCGCGAGATTGTTCGAAGCCTATCACGAGGTGAACCGGGCCATCCATCGCGCCGAAACCGATATCGAGCCTGCAGACGACTTCCACATCGTGGAAATGCGCAAGAAGCGGATGCAGCTCAAGGATGAAATCTACGGGATGCTGGTTCGTCACGAACCGGAAGCCGAGACACCCGCAGCCTGA
- the pdhA gene encoding pyruvate dehydrogenase (acetyl-transferring) E1 component subunit alpha has translation MAPRKPAAANGRKSSAKSAGKEFTGKNTPEFGADEELHAYREMLLIRRFEEKAGQLYGMGFIGGFCHLYIGQEAVVVGMQMAQKEGDQVITAYRDHGHMLAAGLSARGVMAELTGRRSGLSKGKGGSMHMFSKEKHFYGGHGIVGAQVSLGTGLAFANKYRGNDNVAVAYFGDGAANQGQVYESFNMAALWQLPIIYIVENNRYAMGTSTARATAQSNYSLRGSGFGIPGVQVDGMDVRAVKAAADEALEHCRSGKGPIILEMLTYRYRGHSMSDPAKYRSKEEVQKMRSEQDPIEQVKARLLENGWASEDQLKAIDKDVRDIVADSADFAQADPEPDVSELYTDILL, from the coding sequence ATGGCGCCTCGCAAGCCAGCAGCTGCGAACGGTCGGAAGTCTTCCGCCAAGTCAGCCGGCAAGGAATTCACCGGAAAAAACACGCCTGAATTTGGTGCAGACGAAGAACTTCACGCCTATCGTGAAATGCTGCTTATCCGCCGTTTCGAAGAAAAGGCCGGCCAGCTTTACGGCATGGGCTTCATCGGCGGCTTCTGTCACCTCTATATCGGCCAGGAAGCGGTCGTTGTCGGCATGCAGATGGCGCAGAAGGAAGGTGATCAGGTTATCACCGCCTATCGCGACCACGGTCACATGCTGGCAGCGGGCCTCAGCGCGCGCGGCGTCATGGCCGAGCTGACGGGTCGCCGCAGCGGCCTGTCGAAGGGCAAGGGCGGCTCAATGCACATGTTCTCGAAAGAGAAGCATTTCTATGGTGGCCACGGCATCGTGGGCGCGCAGGTTTCGCTCGGAACCGGTCTCGCCTTCGCGAACAAGTATCGCGGCAATGACAATGTTGCGGTTGCCTATTTCGGCGACGGGGCTGCAAACCAGGGTCAGGTCTACGAGAGCTTCAACATGGCTGCCCTCTGGCAGCTGCCGATCATCTACATCGTCGAAAACAATCGCTACGCCATGGGCACGTCGACGGCGCGCGCCACGGCGCAGTCGAACTACTCGCTGCGCGGCTCCGGCTTCGGCATCCCCGGCGTCCAGGTTGACGGTATGGATGTGCGCGCGGTGAAGGCTGCCGCCGATGAGGCGCTCGAGCATTGCCGTTCCGGCAAGGGTCCGATCATTCTTGAAATGCTGACCTATCGCTATCGCGGCCACTCGATGTCCGACCCGGCGAAGTATCGCTCCAAGGAAGAAGTGCAGAAGATGCGGTCGGAGCAGGATCCGATCGAACAGGTCAAGGCTCGTCTCCTCGAGAATGGCTGGGCTTCAGAAGACCAGCTCAAGGCGATCGACAAGGACGTGCGCGACATTGTCGCGGACAGTGCCGATTTCGCCCAGGCCGATCCGGAGCCGGATGTTTCCGAGCTCTACACCGACATTCTTCTGTAA
- a CDS encoding SGNH/GDSL hydrolase family protein — MKTVLAYGDSLTWGYDPVNLGRHAYEDRWTSVLQKALGHGVRVIAEGLNGRTTAYDDHLGDCERNGTKVLPTLLATHKPIDLVIIMLGTNDLKRGIQGTAIGATSGVKRLVKQVQKHDWGFEFEEPEILIVAPPAIRETANSVFGAMFNHSVEEGAMLASMYRDAADEAGCAFFDAGSVAETTPLDGIHLDAEHTRAIGRGLEPIVRMMLGL, encoded by the coding sequence ATGAAGACCGTTCTTGCCTATGGCGACAGCCTGACATGGGGATACGACCCGGTAAATCTGGGTCGGCATGCCTACGAAGACCGTTGGACGAGTGTCTTGCAGAAGGCGCTCGGCCATGGGGTCCGGGTCATCGCCGAAGGCCTGAACGGCCGCACCACGGCCTATGACGACCATCTGGGCGATTGCGAACGTAACGGCACGAAGGTGCTGCCGACGCTTCTCGCGACGCACAAGCCGATCGACCTGGTGATCATCATGCTGGGCACGAATGACCTCAAGCGTGGTATTCAGGGCACGGCCATCGGTGCGACCAGTGGCGTCAAGCGTCTCGTCAAGCAGGTGCAGAAGCACGACTGGGGTTTCGAGTTCGAAGAGCCGGAGATCTTGATCGTTGCGCCACCTGCAATCCGTGAGACGGCCAATTCGGTGTTCGGCGCCATGTTCAACCACTCGGTGGAAGAAGGCGCCATGCTGGCCAGCATGTATCGCGACGCGGCGGACGAGGCCGGATGCGCCTTCTTCGATGCAGGATCGGTCGCAGAAACCACGCCGCTCGACGGAATCCATCTCGACGCTGAACACACCCGTGCCATCGGACGCGGCCTCGAGCCGATCGTCCGCATGATGCTCGGACTTTGA
- a CDS encoding pyruvate dehydrogenase complex dihydrolipoamide acetyltransferase yields MPINITMPALSPTMEEGNLAKWLVKEGDKVKSGDVIAEIETDKATMEVEAVDEGVVAKIVVPAGTEAVKVNALIAILAEEGEDVAAAAAGGGSPAPKAEAATAPKAEAEPAPAAAPAAAPAPAAASASPAASTGERVFASPLARRLAKEAGLDLKAVSGSGPKGRVVKSDVEKAVSTGGAKAAPAAAASTAAPSPVMAKGASEEAVLKNFAEGSYELVPHDGMRKTIAKRLQESKQTIPHFYVSVDCELDALMALRAQLNAAAPEKDGKPAYKLSVNDMVIKALALALRDVPDANVSWTDTNMVKHKHADVGVAVSIPGGLITPIIRKAEEKSLSTISNEMKDLGKRAKDRKLKPEEYQGGTTAVSNMGMMGVKSFSAVVNPPHATILAVGAGEERVVVKKGEMKVANVMTVTLSTDHRCVDGALGAELLGAFKRYIENPMGMLV; encoded by the coding sequence ATGCCGATCAATATCACCATGCCGGCCCTGTCTCCGACGATGGAAGAGGGCAATCTGGCCAAGTGGCTGGTCAAGGAAGGCGACAAGGTCAAGTCCGGCGATGTCATCGCCGAGATCGAAACCGACAAGGCGACCATGGAAGTGGAAGCCGTCGATGAGGGCGTCGTTGCCAAGATCGTCGTTCCCGCCGGCACCGAAGCCGTGAAGGTCAATGCGCTCATCGCGATCCTTGCCGAGGAAGGCGAAGACGTCGCAGCCGCTGCTGCCGGTGGCGGTTCGCCCGCCCCGAAGGCTGAGGCGGCTACTGCCCCTAAGGCGGAAGCAGAACCTGCACCTGCCGCGGCACCAGCTGCAGCGCCGGCTCCCGCAGCCGCATCGGCTTCACCTGCTGCCTCGACCGGTGAGCGCGTCTTTGCTTCGCCGCTCGCGCGTCGCCTGGCCAAGGAAGCCGGTCTCGACCTGAAGGCCGTATCGGGTTCAGGTCCGAAGGGCCGCGTGGTCAAGAGCGACGTCGAAAAGGCCGTCAGCACCGGTGGTGCTAAGGCCGCTCCGGCAGCAGCTGCTTCGACGGCCGCGCCTTCCCCGGTTATGGCCAAGGGTGCGTCGGAAGAAGCCGTTCTCAAGAACTTCGCCGAAGGCTCCTACGAGCTCGTGCCGCATGACGGCATGCGCAAGACGATCGCCAAGCGCCTGCAGGAATCGAAGCAGACCATTCCGCATTTCTACGTGTCCGTGGATTGCGAACTGGATGCCCTTATGGCGCTTCGTGCCCAGCTCAATGCTGCTGCACCTGAAAAGGACGGCAAGCCGGCCTACAAGCTCTCGGTCAATGACATGGTGATCAAGGCGCTGGCTCTCGCACTGCGCGACGTGCCGGATGCCAACGTCTCCTGGACCGACACCAACATGGTCAAGCACAAGCATGCCGATGTCGGCGTGGCTGTCTCGATCCCCGGCGGCCTGATCACACCGATCATTCGCAAGGCCGAGGAGAAGAGCCTGTCCACCATCTCCAACGAGATGAAGGACCTCGGCAAGCGCGCCAAGGACCGCAAGCTGAAGCCCGAAGAATACCAGGGCGGTACGACTGCCGTGTCCAACATGGGCATGATGGGCGTGAAGAGCTTCTCGGCCGTGGTCAACCCGCCGCATGCAACGATCCTTGCGGTCGGCGCCGGAGAAGAGCGGGTCGTGGTGAAAAAGGGCGAGATGAAGGTGGCGAACGTCATGACCGTGACGCTCTCGACCGACCATCGTTGCGTCGATGGCGCGCTCGGTGCCGAACTGCTCGGTGCTTTCAAGCGCTACATCGAAAATCCGATGGGCATGCTGGTCTGA